ACGCCCTTGGTGGACCAGGTCCGTCTGCGGACCCCTTTCAGGGCAAATCCCACCTCATCGAGGTAGACGAGAGTGGCGCCCTCAGCGACCTTTTTTTTTCAACTCCGGGGCCACCTGTTCTTTCCAGCCGGCGATCCGAACTTCGTTGCGTTCCGCCGCACGCCCATCAGGCATCTGCGGGGTAAAGCCCAACCGACGCAGGATGTGCCGGACATGGTCATGGTGGTACCAGATCTCGAAGTGCCGGCCGATCAATTCGCTGACACGCCGGGTCGTCCAGGTCTCGTCCCGAAAGCCGTGATGCACCGCACCCTCCCGCAGGAGGGTGCGCAACCGCTCACCTTGCTCCGCCGTAAGCCGCGAGACTGGACCCCTGGCCACGGTGGCCTGAAGACTGCCGTTGCGTTTCAGCCGACCTTTCCAGCTGTACACGGTGTGCACCGAGACCCCAAAGTGATCGGCAATCTCCTGATTCTTGTGCGTTCCGCGTGCGATCCATTCAAGCGCCGCGAGGCGGCGCTCTTTGAGTTGAGCACGGGAATAACGGGTAGGCTGCCATTCAGGCATGCCCCAAGACTATCAATGCTAAGCCGTGACGTGATCAATAGGTCGGTCCAAAGGACCTGGATGTCTTCCGAGCTCAAGCTGTAGCCCGCATCCGCGTGACCCTTGCATGGGGTCAAGCGCGACGTCGCTGGCCCCCTGGCTCTCTCCAGTTTGCAGATCGATGCGGCCCGGGGTTACTCGGTGTCGACCTTGAGGGGCAGCTGCCAGTCGATGGGCGTCTCCCCTGCCTCTTCGAGCGCCGCGTTCACCTTCGAGAACGGCCGGCTCCCCATGAACCGCACCATGCTCAGGGGCGACGGATGCGCCGACTCGACGATCACGTGCTGCTTGCCGGTGATCAACTTGGCCTTCTTGCGCGCATAGGCCCCCCACAACACGAAGACCACCCGCTCGGGCTTGGACGTGCTGCTTGCCGGTGATCAACTTGGCCTTCTTGCGCGCATAGGCCCCCCACAACACGAAGACCACCCGCTCGGGCTTGGCGTTCACCGCCCGGATTACCGCATCCGTGAACGGCTCCCAGCCCTTGCCCGCGTGGCTGTTCGCCTCGCCCGCCCGCACGGTCAGCACCGCGTTGAGCAGCAGCACACCCTGCTCGGCCCAGGCCCGCAGATAGCCGTGGCGGGGCGGCGTGAACCCAGGCTGGTCCGTCTGCAACTCCTTGTAGATGTTCTGGAGACTGGGGGGCACGCGCACGCCGGGCCGCACACTGAAGGACAGGCCGTGCGCCTGCCCGGCGCCGTGGTAGGGGTCCTGGCCCAGAATGAAGACCTTGACGTTCTCCAGCGGCGTGAAACGCAGGGCGTTGAAGACGTCGGCGGCCGGAGGATAGACGGTATGGGTGCGGCGTTCCTCGACCAGGAAGTCCTTGAGGGCATGGAAATACGGCGCGGCGAATTCGTCGGCCAGCGCGTCACGCCACGAATCCGGCAACCCGGCGGGAATCACGGGTTTGACCGGCTCAGGGCTCGTCTCGAACAGGCTCGGCTGTCCTGCTATGACCAAGGCCGCGGGGGAGCGCCGCACCGGTCGAACAGGCTTCTCGGGCAGGCCCAGAGCCCGGCGCTCTGCCCGCACCATTGCCTTCTTCCGGCTGCCGTGCAGGGCGTAGACCCGCCGCGCTTCCTCCTTGAAGAACGCCGTCTCCCGCACAGCCGTGATCCGGGCTTTGGCCGCCCGGATAGCCCGCTCGGCGTCAATGACCGGCGCGGGATACTTCAGGCGGCCAGCCCCACTCCACTCCCAGGGCGCGTGAATGAAGTCGGTGGGCACTTCCTGCAGTTCCGGCACCCAATGGCGAATAAACGCCCCTGTCGGATCCTGGTCGCGAGACTGCTTGGTTGGGTTGTAGATGCGGACTCGGTTGATGCCCACCGTGCTGCTCTGCATCTGCACCTGGGCCCAGTGGATACCCGGTTCGTTGTCAAGCCAGTGATACGCCAGGAACTCGCCGGGTACGCGCCAATGCAGCCACAGCAGCTGGCTGGAGAACGAGATGGTCATGGCCCGCATGCGGAAGTTCAGCCAGCCGGTCTCTGCGAGCATCCGCATACAAGCGTCCTGGAGGGGATAGCCCGTCTGGCCCGCAGCCCAGCGGTCGAAGTGCTCTTGGTTCCACTCGGGACGCAGGCCGTCGAAGGCCCGGTTGAGGTTCCGAAACTCCATCTCGGGTTCGGACTCCAGGCGCTGCATGAAATGACAGTGCCAGTGCAGTCGGCTCTCGAAGGATCGCAGAGAGCGGACCCAGCGGGGATCGGCCGTCAGGTCGCCCTTGACGGCCGCGAGCCGTTGCCGGGTGGCCTGGACGACTTCGCGCAGGCTCAGTGTGCCGAAGGCGAGCGGGGCACTCAGACGCGAGCAACTGTCCTCGGCGGTGAGGGGACTGCTCATCTCCCGCATGTAGTCCATGCCGCGGAGGGTCAGGAAGCTGGTCAGGGTCTGTTCTGCCACGCGGCGCCCCCCGGGGGGAATGACCTTAAGGTTGGGGGCTAAGTTGAGATCAGGTGCCCCCAGGAGGCCCACTGAGGGGACGTGGACGGTCTGCACACGCTCTGGGGGTCCAAGGGGTGCCCCGCCCAGCCTTTCTTCCCAGGTATCTGCCCAGCCGTCACGATTCCGGAGACGGCGAACCACACCGTTTTGCGGCACCTCGGTAAAGGGCACGCTCTTGGCTCTGCACCAGTCATAAACACGGCGGTCCCGGGCGTAGCTCACGCCGTTGCCAGTTTCCTCGTGCGCCCACAGGGCAGTGAAGCCGACCTCGGCATGCAACTCCTCAAGGATATGCACCGCTTCGCCATGCCGCCGGACGAGGGGAGCACCCAGGGCTCGCAGGGCGGTGTCCAGTTCGTCTAGGCACTCATTCAGGTACTGGAGGTGGTGGCCACCAAATTCAGAATGATGAAGCTGCTCTGGCTCGTAGATATAGAGTGGCAGTACCGGGCCCCGGGCCGAGGCCTCGAGGAGCGGCAAGTGATCATGGACCCGCAGGTCCTTCTTGAACCAGACCACCTGCACTGTGGACGCTGTGGACACGGGCGCCACTGTAGGACGCCCGGCATCCGGGAACTGGATGGGGGATTAAGGTCGCCTGGGATGAGACGTGAAGCTCACTCGCAGGCGCGGCCGTCGCCATCCCGGTCGAGCTTGGTGCTGTAGCCCGGCTGTCCGCGCACAAGGGGAGCTTTCCCCGCGGCCCGCACCGCCGCGCAATTGGCGTAGCTCAAGCTGCTGGGGGCCACCGGTGTGGGGGCTGAGGGAAGCGTGGGGACCGGACGCGGAGGAGGGGAAACGCTTGAGCCGACGGCCTGCCCCTGTGCGGCCCGGCCTTTCTCGGTCGTGATGGTGTACGCCCCAGTGGTCTGCACCGTGATCGTCACTGTTCCCATCTGGTCCGTCCGCCAGACCGCCGCGCCCACGCTCTTATAGAGGTTCAACGCCGTCGCCGTCGGGTGTCCATAGTTGTTCGGCCCCACGCTCACCACCACGTTCTTCGGGCGCACTGCCGCCAGCCACGCCGCGTTGTCTCCGTTCGCGGCCCCGTGGTGGATGCTCTTGTACACCTCCACAGGGCCGAGGGTACCCGCCGGATACTTCTTGAGCCAGCCCGCCGTCTCAGGCGTCTCGCTGTCTCCGGTCATCAGGGCCCGGAACGCGCCGTACTGCACCAGCAGTCCCACGCTGTTCAGGTTCTGCTCAGTCCTAGGCATCCCCGGTGGGGGGGCCAGGACCGTGAGCTTCACGCTCCCGAGGTTGATGATCTGGTCCTTGGCGACCAGCCCCTGTGTCCCCGCCTGCTGCGCGGCGGTGACCAGTTTGCGCCAGGTCTGGGTCGTGCCCGCGAGGCCGTTGTTGAGGAAGAACCGGGGCTTGTAGAGCGTGACGGCTGGAATCAGGCCGGTGATGTGGTCGGCGTCGGCGTGACTGGCCGCCACGAGATCAAGACTCTGGACCTCATACTGCCGCAGCAGGGTCTGCAGCCGGGGTTCGCTCCTGCCCCCGTCGTAGAGGACGCTCTTGCCTTCGGGTGAAGTGATGAGCACCGCGTCGCCCTGCCCCACGTCGAGGAAGCGGATCGTCAGGGCGCCAGGGAAAGCGGCCTGGGCCTGCATAGGTCCCAGGCTGAGGGCGGCCAGTGTCAGGAGGCCCCTCACAGGTCGATCTCCTCGCCAACCGACGCGGGACGGTTCAGGGCGTTGAGCTGGGCCTGGGCCCCCTGACGACGCTGAGCAGTCTCCGCATGGTCGATCTCCATCTCCAGGTCCCCACCTTCGACGTGCAGGCGCACGACGTCACCCTCGCGGACCCCAGTGGGCAGACTGGCCAGGGACCAATCCTCGGTGGTGCCGTCGGGCAGCTCCACGCGGGCGAGGCGGCCCTCAATGCCGTCAACGGTGACGAGGCTAGGTGCGGGATCGTCGGAGGTCATGGCTGCAAAGTAGCGCGCAGCGGCCTAGGCTGGGTGTCAAGCTGGGTCATGCGACGATCTGCCCTGTTCAGTGTGTTGGCCGTCTTCTTCATGATGGCGGCTCCAGCCCAGGCCCACCGGAGCGGCTGCCACCGCTGGCACTCCTGCCCGAGCGACAGCGGCTCCTATGTCTGTGGCGATCTCGGCTACACCTCGGAGTGTGGAACGGCTTCGGTCAGCAGCGCCGCCCGGGCGGCGTCTGCCTCCAGCCCCTCGGTCAGTACCCTGCCGGTGCGGTACAGCACTACCACCCTGAACCTGAGGTTGACCCGATTTTGCGCAGATGGAGATAAGCCCCCACGATAGGAGGCACCCTCATGACGACCCGCAGAATCCATACCGCTGAGTTCAAACGAGATGCTGTGCAG
This is a stretch of genomic DNA from Deinococcus sp. Leaf326. It encodes these proteins:
- a CDS encoding winged helix-turn-helix domain-containing protein, producing MPEWQPTRYSRAQLKERRLAALEWIARGTHKNQEIADHFGVSVHTVYSWKGRLKRNGSLQATVARGPVSRLTAEQGERLRTLLREGAVHHGFRDETWTTRRVSELIGRHFEIWYHHDHVRHILRRLGFTPQMPDGRAAERNEVRIAGWKEQVAPELKKKGR
- a CDS encoding excalibur calcium-binding domain-containing protein is translated as MRGLLTLAALSLGPMQAQAAFPGALTIRFLDVGQGDAVLITSPEGKSVLYDGGRSEPRLQTLLRQYEVQSLDLVAASHADADHITGLIPAVTLYKPRFFLNNGLAGTTQTWRKLVTAAQQAGTQGLVAKDQIINLGSVKLTVLAPPPGMPRTEQNLNSVGLLVQYGAFRALMTGDSETPETAGWLKKYPAGTLGPVEVYKSIHHGAANGDNAAWLAAVRPKNVVVSVGPNNYGHPTATALNLYKSVGAAVWRTDQMGTVTITVQTTGAYTITTEKGRAAQGQAVGSSVSPPPRPVPTLPSAPTPVAPSSLSYANCAAVRAAGKAPLVRGQPGYSTKLDRDGDGRACE
- the ung gene encoding uracil-DNA glycosylase yields the protein MSTASTVQVVWFKKDLRVHDHLPLLEASARGPVLPLYIYEPEQLHHSEFGGHHLQYLNECLDELDTALRALGAPLVRRHGEAVHILEELHAEVGFTALWAHEETGNGVSYARDRRVYDWCRAKSVPFTEVPQNGVVRRLRNRDGWADTWEERLGGAPLGPPERVQTVHVPSVGLLGAPDLNLAPNLKVIPPGGRRVAEQTLTSFLTLRGMDYMREMSSPLTAEDSCSRLSAPLAFGTLSLREVVQATRQRLAAVKGDLTADPRWVRSLRSFESRLHWHCHFMQRLESEPEMEFRNLNRAFDGLRPEWNQEHFDRWAAGQTGYPLQDACMRMLAETGWLNFRMRAMTISFSSQLLWLHWRVPGEFLAYHWLDNEPGIHWAQVQMQSSTVGINRVRIYNPTKQSRDQDPTGAFIRHWVPELQEVPTDFIHAPWEWSGAGRLKYPAPVIDAERAIRAAKARITAVRETAFFKEEARRVYALHGSRKKAMVRAERRALGLPEKPVRPVRRSPAALVIAGQPSLFETSPEPVKPVIPAGLPDSWRDALADEFAAPYFHALKDFLVEERRTHTVYPPAADVFNALRFTPLENVKVFILGQDPYHGAGQAHGLSFSVRPGVRVPPSLQNIYKELQTDQPGFTPPRHGYLRAWAEQGVLLLNAVLTVRAGEANSHAGKGWEPFTDAVIRAVNAKPERVVFVLWGAYARKKAKLITGKQHVQARAGGLRVVGGLCAQEGQVDHRQAARDRRVGASVAPEHGAVHGEPAVLEGERGARRGRGDAHRLAAAPQGRHRVTPGRIDLQTGESQGASDVALDPMQGSRGCGLQLELGRHPGPLDRPIDHVTA
- a CDS encoding DUF3006 domain-containing protein, whose translation is MTSDDPAPSLVTVDGIEGRLARVELPDGTTEDWSLASLPTGVREGDVVRLHVEGGDLEMEIDHAETAQRRQGAQAQLNALNRPASVGEEIDL